Below is a genomic region from Triticum urartu cultivar G1812 unplaced genomic scaffold, Tu2.1 TuUngrouped_contig_4487, whole genome shotgun sequence.
CTCTGCGCCAAAGTGGACAAAACCCTGGCCCCCGTCGTCGCCGGGCTCACCGGCCTCGGCCTGTCGCGTTCCGAGATCGGCCGCCTCGTCTCGCTCGCCCCGGCCAACAGCCGGTGTAGATCCATAGTCTCCAAGCTGGACTACTACCTGCCCCTCTTCGGCTCCATCGACAACTTGCTCCGTCCGCTCAGGCGCAGCAACTGCCTCCTCCGCTGTAACCTCGACAAGGTGGTCAAGCCCAATGTCGCCTTCCTACAAGAGTGCGGGCTAGGTGCTTGTGATATTGTCAAGCTGTGCATCCCTGCAGAGAGGATTCTGACCACCAACCCAGAGCAGGTCCGGGCGATGGTGGCATGTGCCCAGAGACTAGGTATGCCCCCTGGCTCTGGGATGTTTAGATACGCGCTGCAGGCTGTCGCTTTCCTCACCCAGGAGAAGATCACCGCCAAAGTGGAGTACTTGAAAAATACATTCAGGTGGTCAGATGCGGAGGTGGCCCTTGCTGTGTCTAGAAATCCGAGTGTGCTAAGGAGGTCAAAGGAATCTCTGCAGCGCAAGTCTGATTTCCTCATCTCCGTGGTGGGGTTGGAACCGGCCTATATTTCTCGTATTTCAGTATTCATCACTTTCAGCCTGGAGTGCCGGCTCAGACCCCGGCACTACGTTGTAAATTTTCTTAAGGAAAATGGACTGCTAGATCGCGAGCGGAGCTACTATGCAATTTGCAGGATGACTGACAAGGCTTTCACGGACAAGTACATATGCCCTCACAAGGAAGCTGCACCGCACCTTGCCAAATACTATGCTGCCGCTTGTCGAGGGGAATTGCCTGCCCAGTAGATTGATATTTGCATGATACCATTGCTGGATAAGGCACACTAGTTTGATGCAGCGGCAGGTTTGCAAGAGAGCAGGTTGTAAATCATAACAAGAACAATCAGTGGTCAAGAGCTCCAGATGGCTCCAGTTATCTACCTGGAAGTTTCTCCTTTTTTTGGGTGAGATTTCTCCCTGCAAGAAATTGAAGAGATGCATTACCGAAAGGAGTTTGACAACTTCAGCATGTACACACAAAGGTGCTCCCCAAGAAATTGCCTGAATGTTCAGATTAAGAGAGGTGAACACCAAGGCCTTTTATTCGTAGTGGTAGGATGGCAGAGCAAGCATTTGTGTGTGTTCTGTTTCTACACTCTGACCGGTTCTAAATTCCCATCGTAAGAGGAATTTTAGCTGTCATGTTTATTGAAAATTTAGCTGTCTTCTTCATTGATGTCCCAATGAATGCTTTACAAACTGGTGCAACTGCTGCAGCTTGCAGTGCAATTTCTCAGGCCATTTCTGATCTGCCGGTAAGTAATATTTACTTGACTGTCTTTGAACAAACATATACACCATGTTACCATATCTATCAGCATAACTTGACTCTGTGGTAGAAGCAAGTGATAATGACACTTTCTGCCTTTTTAGTATCTTCTGTTTTTTCTTATGTAAGCATCACTTCTATGATAGCCGGAATGAGCAGTATAGTATTTCTGAAGTTGTATACTTGCATGGCACAAGAAGTTGATTGCCCAGTCAATGTTGAATATTGATAAATAGGTTCATTGTTCCTTCTATGGTCTTTAATTTGATGAGCATTGATAAATTGGTTTATTCCTACTTTCGAGCATACCATCGATGGATGACCCAATCAGGGAGCACTGTCAGCAATATTTCTTTTGATATCTTAGCAAGTTATGGGTTATTTTAACAAAAAGAAAATTATTGGTTCATTGAGTTACCATAGAAAACCAAAGTTTATTCACAAGATGGAAAAATTTGTTAACACAAACAGCATTAGCTGTTCATGGATTTCCTTCTGTTTACTTCTTATCACTTTCATGTTCTTAACTTCTCATAATCTGTAATCCTAAGATGCATCTTTGACCATCTCACGGTGTATTTGTAAATCCATAAAGCTTAACCTCCAGATATAATTGTTCGTAACGGATCTCACATCTTTTTTTTTTCTGATATCGTACTCACATAATCTCCACACAACAATCTGAATATTTCAAAATATAATATTGGTCAAAGATTAAATATTTGACCACACTCTTCAGATATCTGGTTATATATTTTTATCAGATGGGTTAGGTTTCTTTACCTAGTAACTTCTAGATTTTGAACATATAATAAGTATGATATGAGAAGTCAGTGACATGTATTGTAATAATTGCAGCATTAGCAATAGAGGTGAATACCAAGGCCTGTATTTGTAGTAGTAGGGATGGAAGAGCAAGCATTTGTGTGTGTTCTGTTTGTATGCTCATAATCATTTCTACATTTCCTATATCGTCAGAAGAATGTGCTTGTGTATCTGTAGTCAGTAATGTGCAGACCAGGTAGAATAATAATTGCCGATATGAACTAGTGCAGGTAAGGCTCATAAACATTGCCCCCAATGTGCACTTGACTCTATCAGTAGCATACATCGTGTAGTTACAACAAGATAGCGAGGTCAACATTACTGCTACATAGGAGTTAGGTCTATACATGTTTAGGATTAGTGCTGTTCTTGTTTGGATTAGAGCTGTTCTTAATGCCCAAGAGAAGAGAATGTGTTATCTCTtggaagaagaaaaaagaaagttAAGCCTTGCCCCcctaaaaaacaaaaaagaagaaTAATGATTCATGGATTGTAGAATTTGTCATGCAAAATTTGTTTCCTTTATTTTTTTGTGACGCATTTGTTTGGTCAACCGGTTTCAGGATTCAGAGGACCAAAATTTTAACTGAAACCTTGAGATTGTTGACAAGCTAGTTGACTCATGGCAGGGATGGTGAGTGAATCAAAGGAAGATCGAGTTGGTCGATTAAGTCTTGGAGAAGATGCAATCGGATGCTTGGTTGGCTCAATTCAAGCCAGCCGGCCGGCCGACCTGCAGCACCAAACGGCGACTGACAGAGATTTCAATGGTCAGAGATGTGCTGGTCATCAGGCACAGGCCATTATTCATTCCAAGGTGGTAATCAACTATGCATAGGCCATTATATACCCACTGCATCCAGCTTTTCCACTAGATGGAAATAGTTGAGATCATCTTATACATGGCCAGGTATCGAGCTATAAAGCTCTCATGCCATCTGCTCTAAATTTTAGGCCTACCCCTTCACTTTCGCAGCAGGCCATGTGGTGTTAAATTTTAGTAGCCCACTAAAGTTTCAAGAAAGTAATTAGCCATTAATGACTAGACTTGTCGAACCAGTTTTACTTTATCTGAAATTAACTCTTAATGCAACATATGATCGTTAAGCATGCACTGTTTCACGTGTCGATAttagctactccctccgtttctaaatatttgtttttttagagATTGCGAATGGACAaccacatatggatgtatatagacatattttagagtgtagattcactcattttgctccgtatgtggtcacttattgaaatctctagagagacatatttaggaatggagggagtacaaattAAAATATGATTAGGGGGGCCTAACAAATTTACTCTTGTGGCTAGACTGATTAACCACGTGCCAAAATATAATTAACTGTGTGTTGCTTTAGTGGAGAAAATTGTGTTTTGCTTGGTAATTGACTTTTTCTATGGTGAAAATTCATCAATCAAGTAGTACCATTCATTTTTCTCCAAGTAAGTGCTACATTGCGGTATCAGTTGAAACTCCCAATATGAACAATAATATGACAACTAAAAATAGGGTGTTGATCATACAATTATGTATGTTTGGGAAAACACCAAAAAGATTTTAATTCACGTATAGGTGAAGATGGCTTCAGAAAACAAAAATTCAAGATTTGACGTCATGGTAAGACCATCTCGTCAACCAATGAAGGTTAGATGCCCACAGTTTTCCACATATGTTTCTGATGTTTTCTTGCTGGAAATTTTGTGAAGTACGGAGTATTTTCTAGAACAAGAAATATCTGGAGAATTTTCCAGATTCCAGAATACTGTAAGATATGTTTGCAAAATAATTAAACCAAATAAGAACTACATATTCTTATTATTTGGAAATGCAAAACaattaaataaatggaagaagcaGAGGAAAACATAGGATTTTGAGCTGCAAAAAAAAGGAAAACCttcccccttttcgaaaaaaaaggaaaacctaggatttttttgaaacaaggaaaaaagAGCGTCAGAATGCGCTGGCGAAACGAGAGAGGCAGAGACGGTTGTGGGCCTGGATAACGACGGCCTGCAAATCAACTCATGTATTATTATTGGCACGAGGCAAGGTACAACTACAACCTCAGTATTTTTTTTGGATGGTAAAAACTACAATCCCAGTAACCTACACGCTCGAGGCCCGGTACAACGTGCCAGAGTGATTAATTAATAGTAGTAGTCCAACAAATCGACGTCAATCTAATTTACAACTCGACTGAGTTAGGCTTTCTGTTGCCCCTACCGAAGAACCAACATGTAGAAAGGTGCATGCGGTTGCCATCCCGAGACCTACCATTCCCAAATAATTATACATGCTAGACATTTCCAGAAGAGAGAACCAGAAACCAGAATGACTGAATTGTACAACCCAATAATAATATGCTATACATATGTGCACCCAACGCCAACCTCTCCTTTTAGCACATACTCCCTCTAGCCGAAAAAAGTTGTCCCAAACTTGTCTATCAAATGGAGGGGCATTTGCTTTGGCTCGTGTATATATGTTATTTTGTAGCCACTGAATCAACCCCTTCCACTTTCTGCACATGGTTTGGATCCATCTAACCACGGTCAGGTACAGAGCTATAAAGTTCTCGTGTATTGCCCACGCTAAATGCTAGACCTACCTCGCAGTTTGATTGATGAGTTATGTTCGTCCCGTGAAATAATTGTTTTGCAAGAACTCAATATCATGACCACGTGTTAACTTTTGGTTACCGACTTAGGTTGCAGGAACATAGTTGTCCACAAATAATTCTGTCATGCCCCGACTCTATTTCAGTTTTTCGGTCATGCTTACCGCTTTTCTGGTTTATGCCAGATAGTAGTCCTTGCACTGAGTTGTGTGGCAAGAGAAACAAGAAGTGGCCCTGACTTAAGATAGCTCTCGACACTTCTTGTAGAATGTTTATACCGATCGACCTTACCTTGCGATGTAGTCATTCATATGTTATCTAGAGAGCCATTGCCATCTTACGAGTGTTTTGTGTAATAACGTACAAGTATCACAATAATGTGACATAGTATCGAGCAAGCATCATTTATGGGGATGCTTGAGCAGATCTACATGGACAAAGAAGATCACTAGCAACGTTACAACTTTAATGGCAGAGTACGAACCTAACAGGCTTTGCATCATTTGGGCTCATATGACTAGCTATTAGATAATGTAGCGATCTCAGTGATAACTTAGAATTAGGGATGTCATCTCTTGTTGCATCTTCTTATTGTACTTCAATCTTATGAGATACACTTGTTC
It encodes:
- the LOC125527899 gene encoding transcription termination factor MTEF1, chloroplastic-like, encoding MVACAQRLGMPPGSGMFRYALQAVAFLTQEKITAKVEYLKNTFRWSDAEVALAVSRNPSVLRRSKESLQRKSDFLISVVGLEPAYISRISVFITFSLECRLRPRHYVVNFLKENGLLDRERSYYAICRMTDKAFTDKYICPHKEAAPHLAKYYAAACRGELPAQ